The region CAGTTGATGACGAAGGTCAGGTTGTCCAGGCCCTCGCGGGAGGCGAGGGCGAGTGCCGCGGTCGACTCGGGCTCGTCCATCTCGCCGTCGCCGAGGAACGCCCACACGTGGGACTGCGAGACGTCCTTGATGCCGCGGCTGGTCAGATAGCGGTTGAAGCGCGCCTGGTAGATCGCCGACAGCGGGCCGAGGCCCATGGAGACGGTCGGGAACTCCCAGAGCCAGGGCAGGCGCCGCGGGTGCGGGTACGACGGGAGGCCGTTGCCGCCCGCCTCCTGGCGGAAGTTGTCGAGGTGCTGCTCGGTGAGCCGGCCGTCGAGGAAGGCGCGGGCGTAGATGCCGGGGGAGGCGTGGCCCTGGATGTAGAGCTGGTCGCCGGAGCCGGGAGCCTCCTGGGACTCCTTGCCCTTGAAGAAGTGGTTGAAGCCGGTCTCGTAGAGCCAGGCCGCGGAGGCGAAGGTGGCGATGTGGCCGCCGACGCCGTGTTTCGCGCCCCGGGTCACCATCGCGGCCGCGTTCCAGCGGTTCCAGGCGGTGATCCGGGCCTCCATCGCCTCGTCGCCGTCCACGACGGGCTCGGCGGCGGTGGGGATGGTGTTGACGTAGTCGGTCTCAAGCAGCTTGGGCAGCGCGAGACCGTTGCCCTCGGCGCGCTCCAGCGTGCGGCGCATCAGGTACGCGGCACGGTGCGGCCCGGCCGCCTGGGTGACGGCGTCCAGGGAGGCCTGCCATTCGGCGGTCTCCTCGGGGTCGCGGTCCGGGAGCTGGTCGAGCTCGCTCGGCTGGATTGCGGTGGGGTCGGTCATTGCGCCGCCTTCCGGATGCGGAGGGGGGTTCCCTCATCGGCAAGGGGTTTTCGGGGGTGCCCTTATGTCTTTGGCAGGACAGGGCGGCGGGCTCTGGTGGGAGCCCAGCGCTGACTGTAACTCCCTGATCGATGATCGATCAAAGGGTTGAAGGCGAAAACCTCTTCGTATCGCAAAAGTCGGCACGGGGTGCCTTGACGACAGGCACCGGGTGCCTTGGAATCCCAGGGTTTCCCCAGGTGAGCATGGGTGTGCTCGGTTGTGTCACGGGCGCGGCGCGCAGCCCAGCACGTGTGCCTTCACCAGGTCGGCGATCAGCGGATCCCGGCGCCGGAAGGCGTCCACGAGCGCCTCGTGCTCCTCCGCGTACGACTGCTGGACGGTTCCCAGCCAGCGGATGGACAGGGCGGTGAAGACCTCGATCCCCAGACCCTCCCAGGTGTGCAGGAGGACGGAGTTGCCCGCGGCGCGCACGAGTTCGCGGTGGAAGGCGACGGTGTGACGGACCTGGCCGGTGCCGTCCGACAGTCGGTCGGCCTCGTACAGCGCCGTGACGTGCGGCTCCAGGGCCGAGCAGTCCTGGGCGAGCCGCTCGGCCGCCAGCTCCGCCGCGATGGCCTCCAGACCGGCCCGTACGGGGTAGCTCTCCTCCAGGTCGGCGGCCGTCAGGTTGCGCACGCGCACACCCTTGTTGGGTGCCGACTCGATCAGCCGCAGCGACTCCAGTTCGCGCAGTGCCTCCCGCACCGGGGTCTGGCTGACCTCCAGCTCGGTCGCGATCCGCCGCTCGACGATCCGCTCACCCGGCTTCCAGCGCCCGCTGACGATCCCCTCCACGATGTGCTCGCGGATCTGTTCGCGCAGCGAGTGGACGACGGGCGCGGTCATGAGGGGCTCCTTCGTTGGGGGTGGGCCGGCCCCAAGGGCGTTTGACCTTTAGACAATAAGGCCGCATCCCCGTCGGAGAGAGGCGTACGGGGGCGCTTTCATGCAGGTGAGACGAGACTTACACGCTGTCAGAGCGGCCGTGGACGTAAAGACCCGTACCGGGTGGGGCCCGGAGGCGTCACGTCCGTGTCACCCGGAGAACCCGCGGGCCCCGCACGGTGTGTGGGTCGGCACAGGGGTTTCGGCGCGGGGGTTCCCCCGGGGGCTCCCGCGAACGCCAGGGGGTTGGCATGGGCGGATGGGGACGGAAGCGGGCGTTCCGCTGGGCTCTGGTGGCCGGGGCGGTCGCGGCCGTGGCGGCGTGCGGGCCGGTGGACACGGGGGCGGCCGCGCGGCCGAGTGCGACGCGGGCCCACGGCACCTCGGTCGCCTCCGGCGGGGCGTGTGTCTTCGTCAAGCCGGACGGCGCGCAGAAGTTCGGGCACGTCGGCTGGGGCTTCCGGATCACCGGCACCGACCGCTGGGTGTACGGCGCGGTGGAGAACCCGTCGAACGCGCTCTACACCCCGCCCGGCCGCGACATCGGCGCCTGGCACGCGGAGGGCACGTACGGGCGGATGCTCGGCGACATGTCACGTGACGCGCTCCCCCAAGCTCTCGGCTTCGCTCGAGCAGAGGGGACCCCCATTCCAGGGAAGTCCACCCACCCGTACAGCCGCTACCGCTGCACCGACTCGTCGACCAGTGACGTGAAGGCCGCCCGCGCCATGATCGGTACGGTCGAGGAGCGGGGCTTTCTCGTCGGCGTCGACCCGCAGACGGGGGACCTCGACTCGCGCGACTGCCTGGACGCCACGTACGACGTCCTCAGGGCGTACCGGACGCGGCACCTGACACCCGCGTACCCGGCGGAGATTCCGAACATGTGGGTGGAGACGCTGGTGCTGTGGTCGGACGGCGCTCTGAAGCCGCGGTGACCCGTCCGCGCACACGCGAAGCCCCCGCCCGGAAGGTTCCGGACGGGGGCAGCGCGCGAGCGGGGGTGGTTACAGGCCGAGCTCGACCTCGAACTCGCCCGCCTCCAGGATCGCCTTGACCGCGGTCAGGTAACGGGCCGCGTCGGCGCCGTCCACCAGACGGTGGTCGTAGGAGAGCGTCAGGTAGGTCATGTCGCGGACGCCGATGACCGTACCCTCCTCCGTCTCGATGACGGCCGGACGCTTGACCGTGGCACCGATGCCGAGGATCGCGACCTGGTTCGGCGGCACGATGATCGTGTCGAAGAGCGCGCCGCGCGAGCCGGTGTTGGAGATGGTGAAGGTCCCGCCGGACAGCTCGTCCGGAGTGATCTTGTTCGCCCGGACCTTGCCCGCCAGCTCGGCGGTGGCCTTGGCGATGCCGGCGATGTTCAGGTCGCCCGCGTGCTTGATGACCGGGGTCATCAGGCCCTTCTCCGAGTCCACCGCGATACCGATGTTCTCGGTGTCGAAGTAGGTGATCGTGCCCTCGTCCAAGTTGATCCGGGCGTTGACGGCCGGGTGGGCCTTCAGCGCCTGGGCCGCCGCCTTCACGAAGAACGGCATCGGGGAGAGCTTGACGCCCTCACGTGCCGCGAAGGAGTCCTTCGCCTGCGCGCGCAGCCGCATCAGGCGGGTGACGTCGACCTCGACGACCGAGGACAGCTGGGCCTGCTCGTGCAGGGCCTTCACCATGTTGTCGCCGATGACCTTGCGGATGCGGGGCATCTTGACGGTCTGACCGCGCAGCGGGGAGACCTCCAGGGCCGGCGCCTTCTTGGCCGCATGGCCACCGGCAGTCACAGCGGCAGCGGCCGGAGCCGGGGCAGCGGCGGCGGCCTTCGCGGCCTCGGCGGCGGCGAGGACGTCCTGCTTGCGGATACGGCCGCCGACGCCGGTGCCCTTGACGGAGGCCAGGTCGACGTAGTTCTCCGCGGCGAGCTTGCGCACCAGCGGTGTCACGTACGCGCCCTCGTCGGTGGCCTGCGCGGCCGGAGCCGGAGCCGGGATGACCGGGGCGGGCGCGGTGACCGGCGCGGGAGCCGGAGCGACGGGCGCGACCGGGGCCGGAGCCACGGGCTGGACCGGAGCCGGGGCGGCAGCGGCCGGGGCGGCCGGAGCAGCGGGGGCCGGAGCCGGAGCCGCGGGCGCGGCGGGGGCGGCCGGAGCGGCGGCGGGGGCAGCCGGAGCCGCGGGGGCGGCAGCGACCGGAGCGGCGCCGGGCGCGCCGACGACGGCGAGCTTCGCGCCGACCTCGGCGGTCTCGTCCTCGGCGACCAGGATCTCCAGCAGGACGCCGGCCACCGGCGACGGGATCTCGGTGTCGACCTTGTCCGTGGAGACCTCGAGCAGCGGCTCGTCCTCCGCGACCTCCTCGCCGACCTCCTTCAGCCAGCGGGTGACGGTGCCCTCGGTGACCGACTCGCCCAGCGCGGGCAGCACGACGTCGGTACCGGAGGCGCCACCGGCCGGAGCGGCGGGGGCGGGGGCGGCGGGGGCCGGGGCGGCCGGAGCCGCGGGGGCCTCGGCGACCGGGGCGGGAGCGGCCGGAGCCGGAGCCGGGGCGGCCACGGGCTCGGCGGCCGGAGCGGGGGCGGCGGCGGGCGCGCCCGTGCCGTCGTCGATGACGGCCAGCTCGGCGCCGACCTCGACCGTCTCGTCCTCGGCGACCTTGATGGAGGCGAGCACACCGGCGGCGGGAGAGGGGATCTCGGTGTCGACCTTGTCGGTCGACACCTCGAGCAGCGGCTCGTCGGCCTCGACGCGCTCGCCCTCGGCCTTCAGCCAGCGAGTGACAGTGCCCTCGGTGACGCTCTCACCGAGCGCCGGAAGGGTTACGGAAACCGCCATGGTTTCTGTTGCTCCTTACGAATGGTGCGGAAGTCTGTGGTCGTCGTCGCGCCCAGGGGCGACGCGGTGACTGAAAACAGCCGGGGGCTGGATCAGTCGTGCGAGTGCAGCGGCTTGCCCGCGAGGGCGAGGTGGGCCTCGCCGAGCGCCTCGTTCTGCGTCGGGTGGGCGTGGATGAGCTGGGCGACCTCGGCGGGCAGCGCCTCCCAGTTGTAGATCAGCTGGGCTTCGCCGACCTGCTCGCCCATGCGGTCGCCGACCATGTGGACGCCGACCACGGCACCGTCCTTCACCTGGACGAGCTTGATCTCGCCCGCGGTGTTGAGGATCTTGCTCTTGCCGTTGCCCGCGAGGTTGTACTTCAGGGCGACGACCTTGTCCGCGCCGTAGAGCTCCTTGGCCTTGGCCTCGGTGATGCCCACGGAGGCGACCTCGGGGTGGCAGTACGTCACCCGGGGCACGCCGTCGTAATCGATCGGAACGGTCTTGAGGCCGGCCAGACGCTCTGCCACCAGGATGCCCTCGGCGAAGCCGACGTGCGCGAGCTGGAGCGTCGGGACCAGGTCACCGACGGCGGAGATGGTCGGGACGTTCGTCCGCATGTACTCGTCGACCAGGACATAGCCGCGGTCCATCGCGACGCCCTGCTCCTCGTAGCCGAGACCGGCCGAGACCGGGCCGCGGCCGACGGCGACGAGCAGCACCTCGGCCTCGAACTCCTTGCCGTCGGCGAGGGTGACCTTGACACCGTTCTGGGTGTACTCGGCCTTCGAGAAGAAGGTGCCCAGGTTGAACTTGATGCCGCGCTTGCGGAACGCGCGCTCAAGAAGCTTGGAGGAGTTCTCGTCCTCGACCGGGACGAGGTGCTTGAGGCCCTCGATCACCGTCACGTCGGTGCCGAAGGACTTCCACGCGGAGGCGAACTCGACGCCGATGACGCCGCCGCCGAGCACGATCGCGGACTGCGGGACGCGGTCCAGGACCAGCGCGTGGTCGGAGGAGATGATCCGGTTGCCGTCGATCACCAGGCCCGGCAGCGACTTCGGCACGGAGCCGGTCGCGAGCAGCACGTGGCGGCCCTGGATGCGCTGGCCGTTCACGTCGACCGAGGTGGGGGAGGACAGTCGGCCCTCACCCTCGATGTACGTCACCTTGCGGGACGCGATGAGACCCTGCAGGCCCTTGTAAAGGCCCGAGATGACCCCGTCCTTGTACTTGTGGACGGCCGGGACGTCGATGCCCTCGAAGGTGGCCTTGACGCCGAACTGCTCGCTCTCGCGGGCCTGGTCGGCGATCTCGCCCGCGTGCAGCAGGGCCTTGGTGGGGATGCATCCCCGGTGCAGGCAGGTGCCTCCGACCTTGTCCTTCTCGATCAGGGCGACGTCCAGGCCCAGCTGCGCCCCGCGGAGCGCCGCGGCGTAACCGCCACTGCCACCGCCGAGGATCACTAGGTCGAAAACGGTGCTGGCGTCGTTCGCCACGTCACGTCCTCCATGCATGTGCGCCACGCCGGTCTCCAGTGACCGGTCGGCGGCTGGTGTCCGGCCGCTCTTCTTCGGCCCTGTGGTGGGGGCCCTGTCCTGCCGAGAACCCATCTTCGCACTTGTCCGGAGCGTTCGAGACGCCGGGCCGGTGTGTGAGAAGTCGCACTGCCCGAATACGGGGGGTACCTCCGCGCCGTGACAGGGACGCGGAGGTACTGCGCGATCGGCCGCGAATCACCCGCGGCCGCGACACATTCCTAGCCGAGATCGCCCGCGGCGGTCAGCTCGGCGAGCCGCACCAGCGTCCGCACCGCCGACCCCGTACCACCCTTCGGCGTGTAGCCGAAGGGGCCGGACTCGTTGAACGCGGGCCCGGCGATGTCCAGGTGCGCCCACGTGATGCCCTCGCCCACGAACTCCTTCAGGAACAGACCGGCGACCAGGCCGCCGCCCATCCGCTCGCCCATGTTGGCGATGTCGGCGGTCGGGGAGTCCATCCCCTTGCGCAGGTGCTCCGGCAGCGGCATCGGCCAGGACTCCTCGCCGACCTCGTCCGCGGCCTCGACGATCGCCGTACGGAACGCGTCGTCGTTGGCCATCACGCCGAAGGTGCGGTTGCCGAGCGCGAGCACCATCGCTCCGGTCAGCGTCGCCACGTCGATGATCGCGTCCGGCTTCTCCTCGGAGGCCTTCCACAGCGCGTCGGCGAGCACGAGACGGCCCTCGGCGTCGGTGTTGAGGACCTCGACGGTCTTGCCGCTGTACATGCGCAGCACGTCACCGGGGCGGGTGGCGGAACCGGAGGGCATGTTCTCGGCGAGCGCCAGCCAGCCGGTGACGTTGACCTCGAGTCCGAGGCGCGCCGCGGCGACCACGGCGGCGAAGACCGCCGCCGCGCCGCTCAT is a window of Streptomyces mirabilis DNA encoding:
- the lpdA gene encoding dihydrolipoyl dehydrogenase; translated protein: MANDASTVFDLVILGGGSGGYAAALRGAQLGLDVALIEKDKVGGTCLHRGCIPTKALLHAGEIADQARESEQFGVKATFEGIDVPAVHKYKDGVISGLYKGLQGLIASRKVTYIEGEGRLSSPTSVDVNGQRIQGRHVLLATGSVPKSLPGLVIDGNRIISSDHALVLDRVPQSAIVLGGGVIGVEFASAWKSFGTDVTVIEGLKHLVPVEDENSSKLLERAFRKRGIKFNLGTFFSKAEYTQNGVKVTLADGKEFEAEVLLVAVGRGPVSAGLGYEEQGVAMDRGYVLVDEYMRTNVPTISAVGDLVPTLQLAHVGFAEGILVAERLAGLKTVPIDYDGVPRVTYCHPEVASVGITEAKAKELYGADKVVALKYNLAGNGKSKILNTAGEIKLVQVKDGAVVGVHMVGDRMGEQVGEAQLIYNWEALPAEVAQLIHAHPTQNEALGEAHLALAGKPLHSHD
- a CDS encoding GntR family transcriptional regulator, whose product is MTAPVVHSLREQIREHIVEGIVSGRWKPGERIVERRIATELEVSQTPVREALRELESLRLIESAPNKGVRVRNLTAADLEESYPVRAGLEAIAAELAAERLAQDCSALEPHVTALYEADRLSDGTGQVRHTVAFHRELVRAAGNSVLLHTWEGLGIEVFTALSIRWLGTVQQSYAEEHEALVDAFRRRDPLIADLVKAHVLGCAPRP
- the sucB gene encoding 2-oxoglutarate dehydrogenase, E2 component, dihydrolipoamide succinyltransferase, which encodes MAVSVTLPALGESVTEGTVTRWLKAEGERVEADEPLLEVSTDKVDTEIPSPAAGVLASIKVAEDETVEVGAELAVIDDGTGAPAAAPAPAAEPVAAPAPAPAAPAPVAEAPAAPAAPAPAAPAPAAPAGGASGTDVVLPALGESVTEGTVTRWLKEVGEEVAEDEPLLEVSTDKVDTEIPSPVAGVLLEILVAEDETAEVGAKLAVVGAPGAAPVAAAPAAPAAPAAAPAAPAAPAAPAPAPAAPAAPAAAAPAPVQPVAPAPVAPVAPAPAPVTAPAPVIPAPAPAAQATDEGAYVTPLVRKLAAENYVDLASVKGTGVGGRIRKQDVLAAAEAAKAAAAAPAPAAAAVTAGGHAAKKAPALEVSPLRGQTVKMPRIRKVIGDNMVKALHEQAQLSSVVEVDVTRLMRLRAQAKDSFAAREGVKLSPMPFFVKAAAQALKAHPAVNARINLDEGTITYFDTENIGIAVDSEKGLMTPVIKHAGDLNIAGIAKATAELAGKVRANKITPDELSGGTFTISNTGSRGALFDTIIVPPNQVAILGIGATVKRPAVIETEEGTVIGVRDMTYLTLSYDHRLVDGADAARYLTAVKAILEAGEFEVELGL